The following proteins come from a genomic window of Nocardioides albertanoniae:
- a CDS encoding PrsW family intramembrane metalloprotease has protein sequence MGAIPKDPTRSNRTFTIVVGVLVVLASLPVLGIVLLSTSVVDHHLAPTGAILGVLFAAVPVVPLVYAYLWLDRYEPEPKSLLALGLGWGAFVAVAAALIVQSVGALVAGWSQPTQLAVVAPVTEEAAKGLFLVVLLVWRRHLIDGVLDGIVYAGMVGIGFAFTENILYLGGTYNGTPGMGDSSSGHIGEFTVVFVMRCLFSPFAHPLFTAFTGIGIGIAVVTRKRWLKVVAPLLGYAVAVLAHGTWNGSTLLYDGAGFLLAYVVVMVPAFISMVAFAIWRRKSERTMLRQSLTDAAQRGLIPYTDIGWVVDLRGRDQARKFAAAHGGAQGVAAMREYQQAAIELGYLHWRFLRGNPPPDFAARGRAYVDRIGEVRPHIAFPNGQVMTG, from the coding sequence ATGGGGGCGATCCCGAAGGATCCGACGAGAAGCAACCGCACGTTCACCATCGTGGTGGGCGTGCTGGTCGTGCTGGCCTCGCTGCCTGTGCTCGGCATCGTTCTGCTGAGCACCAGCGTCGTCGACCATCATCTCGCGCCGACCGGCGCGATCCTCGGGGTGCTGTTCGCAGCCGTCCCGGTGGTGCCGCTGGTCTATGCCTATCTATGGCTCGACCGCTACGAGCCCGAGCCGAAGTCGCTCCTCGCGCTCGGCCTCGGCTGGGGCGCCTTCGTGGCGGTCGCTGCCGCGCTGATCGTGCAGAGCGTCGGTGCGCTGGTCGCCGGCTGGAGCCAGCCGACCCAGCTCGCGGTCGTGGCTCCGGTGACCGAGGAGGCTGCCAAGGGCCTGTTCCTGGTCGTGCTGCTGGTCTGGCGCCGCCACCTCATCGACGGCGTGCTCGACGGGATCGTCTACGCCGGCATGGTCGGCATCGGCTTCGCCTTCACCGAGAACATCCTCTATCTCGGCGGCACCTACAACGGCACCCCCGGCATGGGCGACAGCTCCTCGGGCCACATCGGTGAGTTCACCGTCGTCTTCGTGATGCGATGCCTGTTCAGCCCCTTCGCCCACCCGCTCTTCACCGCCTTCACCGGCATCGGCATCGGCATCGCCGTGGTGACGCGCAAGCGCTGGCTGAAGGTGGTGGCGCCACTGCTGGGTTACGCCGTCGCGGTGCTCGCCCATGGCACCTGGAACGGCTCGACACTGCTCTACGACGGTGCCGGGTTCCTGCTGGCGTACGTCGTGGTGATGGTGCCCGCGTTCATCTCGATGGTGGCCTTCGCGATCTGGCGGCGGAAGTCGGAGCGCACCATGCTGAGACAGTCGCTGACCGACGCCGCCCAGCGTGGGCTGATCCCCTATACCGACATCGGCTGGGTGGTCGATCTGCGTGGCCGCGACCAGGCGAGGAAGTTCGCCGCGGCCCACGGGGGAGCGCAAGGGGTCGCGGCGATGCGCGAATACCAGCAGGCCGCGATCGAGCTCGGATATCTGCACTGGCGATTCCTGCGTGGCAACCCACCGCCGGACTTTGCTGCACGAGGGAGGGCATATGTTGACCGGATCGGTGAAGTACGACCACATATTGCGTTCCCGAACGGGCAGGTGATGACGGGATGA
- a CDS encoding N-acetylmuramoyl-L-alanine amidase: MSDAHRGSSVESRFSRGAPRGKRPLTEIPRSAATAVGCLALASALTACTPGRTPQQPAASGSPSTSSGSAAPSSSGAPEAAGDVFDGAVIGIDPGHNAGNAGAPEVINKQVWNGRSKSPCNTTGTATDDGYPETDFTWAVANKLAADLREAGAEVVMTRDGNDGVGPCIDKRAKIINDAKADVAIDIHADGAAESERGFSLLIPVRSGTNDKVVQPSRDYAEMLRTEMKKTGMPLATYLGEGGFVKRDDLAGLNLTTVPQVLLETGNMRNAEDARLLKSDKFHAETAAAIMRAMAAYLRSR, from the coding sequence ATGTCGGATGCTCACCGAGGTAGCTCGGTCGAGTCCCGCTTCTCTCGTGGAGCTCCGCGAGGGAAGCGGCCGCTCACCGAGATACCTCGGTCGGCAGCCACCGCCGTCGGTTGCCTCGCGCTGGCATCGGCCCTGACGGCGTGCACCCCAGGTCGTACGCCGCAGCAGCCTGCGGCATCGGGGTCGCCGTCCACCTCGTCGGGCTCGGCGGCCCCGTCCTCGTCGGGCGCGCCGGAAGCTGCCGGCGACGTCTTCGACGGTGCCGTGATCGGGATCGACCCGGGCCACAACGCCGGCAACGCGGGCGCACCCGAGGTGATCAACAAACAGGTCTGGAACGGCCGCTCGAAGAGTCCGTGCAACACGACCGGCACGGCGACCGACGACGGCTATCCCGAGACCGACTTCACCTGGGCCGTGGCCAACAAGCTCGCCGCTGACCTGCGAGAAGCTGGCGCCGAGGTGGTGATGACGCGCGACGGCAACGACGGGGTCGGGCCGTGCATCGACAAGCGCGCGAAGATCATCAACGACGCCAAGGCAGACGTCGCGATCGACATCCACGCCGACGGCGCGGCCGAGTCCGAGCGCGGTTTCTCACTGCTGATCCCGGTGCGGTCGGGCACCAACGACAAGGTCGTGCAACCCTCTCGCGACTATGCCGAGATGCTCCGCACCGAGATGAAGAAGACCGGCATGCCGCTGGCCACCTACCTCGGTGAGGGCGGCTTCGTGAAGCGCGACGATCTCGCCGGGCTCAACCTCACCACCGTGCCCCAGGTGCTGCTCGAGACCGGCAACATGCGCAACGCCGAGGACGCACGCCTGCTGAAGTCCGACAAGTTCCACGCCGAGACGGCGGCGGCCATCATGCGAGCGATGGCGGCGTACCTGCGCTCACGCTGA
- a CDS encoding PLP-dependent aminotransferase family protein — translation MPRGRIGATALAGLLGQWQGDGPAYENLAERIQLLLIDGRLSADVRLPSERELSERLTLSRTTITAAYRRLREHGYALSVQGSGTTTKLPPTAPDSFTEGGEIDLVRATLPATRRLPEAAHEATRRLGEHMSGPGYTLWGIEELRGAIAERYTARGLETDPDQIMVTTGGQSAIALLARTVISRGDRAYAESPSYPNAYDALSLAGARIVTSPVTTDGGWDMSAMEAAIARTTPVMSYVMPDFHNPTSRSMPAEDRLRLLRAAAKVDTLVVVDDTTAELNIDRPHTFPPLATMAGEHGARVVHIGSASKMLWGGLRVGWIRADPVLLTQIASGRSATDLGTPIWEQLVTATLFRHLPEILEERAGQLAAGRAALYHAMHEHLPDWELPPRIDGGLSAWVGLPAPVSSQLTLAARPHGLLVTAGPRFGVDGAYERHLRLAITPRPELVRRGVEILADVWPRAASTPALALPTSDAVV, via the coding sequence ATGCCTCGCGGAAGAATTGGAGCCACCGCGCTCGCCGGACTGCTCGGCCAGTGGCAGGGCGACGGCCCTGCCTACGAGAACCTCGCCGAACGGATCCAGCTGCTGCTGATCGACGGCCGGCTCTCCGCCGACGTACGTCTCCCCTCCGAGCGCGAGCTCTCCGAACGGCTGACGCTGAGCCGCACCACGATCACCGCGGCCTACCGGCGGTTGCGCGAGCACGGTTACGCGCTCAGCGTGCAGGGGTCGGGCACGACGACGAAGCTGCCGCCCACCGCGCCCGACTCGTTCACCGAAGGCGGCGAGATCGACCTGGTCAGAGCCACCCTGCCGGCCACCCGGCGCCTCCCCGAGGCCGCCCACGAGGCGACCCGCCGGCTGGGCGAGCACATGAGCGGCCCCGGCTACACGCTCTGGGGGATCGAGGAGCTGCGGGGCGCGATCGCCGAGCGCTACACCGCCCGCGGGCTCGAGACCGACCCCGACCAGATCATGGTGACCACCGGCGGCCAGAGCGCGATCGCGCTGCTCGCCCGCACCGTGATCAGCCGTGGCGACCGCGCCTACGCCGAGAGCCCCTCCTACCCCAATGCGTACGACGCGCTGAGCCTGGCGGGCGCGCGGATCGTCACGAGCCCGGTCACCACCGACGGCGGCTGGGACATGTCGGCAATGGAGGCGGCCATCGCCCGCACCACCCCGGTGATGTCGTACGTCATGCCCGACTTCCACAACCCCACGTCTCGGTCGATGCCGGCCGAGGACCGGCTCCGTCTGCTGCGTGCGGCCGCGAAGGTCGACACGCTCGTGGTGGTCGACGACACCACGGCCGAGCTCAACATCGACCGCCCCCACACCTTCCCGCCGCTCGCGACGATGGCCGGTGAGCACGGCGCGCGGGTCGTCCACATCGGTTCGGCGAGCAAGATGCTGTGGGGCGGGCTGCGGGTGGGCTGGATCCGCGCCGACCCGGTGCTGCTGACCCAGATCGCCAGCGGCCGCTCGGCGACCGATCTCGGCACCCCGATCTGGGAGCAGCTGGTGACCGCCACCCTGTTCCGCCACCTTCCCGAGATCCTCGAGGAGCGCGCCGGACAGCTCGCGGCGGGCCGCGCCGCGCTCTACCACGCGATGCACGAGCACCTCCCCGACTGGGAGCTGCCGCCTCGTATCGACGGCGGGCTCTCCGCCTGGGTCGGCCTGCCGGCCCCGGTCAGCTCCCAGCTCACCCTCGCGGCCCGACCGCACGGGCTGCTGGTCACCGCCGGGCCACGGTTCGGCGTCGACGGTGCCTACGAGCGGCATCTGCGCCTGGCGATCACTCCCCGGCCCGAGCTCGTGCGCCGCGGTGTCGAGATCCTCGCCGACGTCTGGCCGCGCGCAGCCTCCACCCCCGCGCTCGCCCTCCCCACCTCCGACGCCGTCGTCTGA
- a CDS encoding aminopeptidase P family protein, whose product MNDEGAPIPADDHTESHDQKVPEAWSNFMREGWDDREAEVPEHPITPWAAARRSRLAEIFPGERLVVPAGTYKTRANDTDYRFRADTAHVHLTGNQTSDAVVVIEPDGSSVLYARPRSGRDTDEFFRDRQYGALWAGARPSARELSDSLGMEVRHVDQLDSALAGNTPTRVLRGVSSEVDKLVAPSDDAAWDGEFAKTLSELRLIKDEWELKELQEACDITVRGFTDAVREWDQVLKHGERWIEGTFYRRARAEGNDLGYDSIVGGGSHATTLHWIDNNGPIVPGEMVLLDMGVEGNNLYTADITRTLPISGKFTSLQRNLYELVYNAQQTAIEAIRPGVTFRAGHFAAMEVIAHGLNDLGLLPVSVDEALSEDNKTYSRWTLHGVSHMLGLDVHDCASASPEAYVEGPIQEGMVLTVEPGLYFQKEDKLVPEELRGIGIRIEDDIVVTKDGSINLSAGLPRTADDVEAWMGQHL is encoded by the coding sequence ATGAACGACGAAGGCGCCCCCATCCCTGCTGACGATCACACCGAGAGCCACGACCAGAAGGTTCCGGAGGCCTGGTCCAACTTCATGAGGGAGGGTTGGGACGACCGCGAGGCGGAGGTGCCCGAGCACCCGATCACCCCGTGGGCAGCGGCGCGTCGTTCGAGACTGGCGGAGATCTTCCCCGGTGAGCGCCTGGTCGTGCCGGCCGGCACCTACAAGACCCGCGCCAACGACACCGACTACCGCTTCCGCGCCGACACCGCTCACGTGCACCTCACCGGCAACCAGACCTCCGACGCCGTCGTGGTGATCGAGCCCGACGGCTCCTCGGTGCTCTACGCCCGCCCGCGCAGCGGCCGCGACACCGACGAGTTCTTCCGCGACCGTCAGTACGGCGCCCTCTGGGCCGGCGCGCGGCCCTCGGCCCGCGAGCTCTCCGACTCGCTCGGGATGGAGGTGCGCCACGTCGACCAGCTCGACTCCGCGCTGGCCGGCAACACCCCGACCCGGGTGCTCCGCGGCGTCTCCTCGGAGGTCGACAAGCTGGTCGCGCCCTCCGACGACGCGGCGTGGGACGGCGAGTTCGCCAAGACCCTCTCCGAGCTGCGCCTGATCAAGGACGAGTGGGAGCTCAAGGAGCTCCAGGAGGCCTGCGACATCACCGTGCGCGGCTTCACCGACGCGGTGCGCGAGTGGGACCAGGTGCTCAAGCACGGCGAGCGCTGGATCGAGGGCACCTTCTACCGGCGCGCGCGTGCGGAGGGCAACGACCTCGGCTACGACTCGATCGTCGGCGGCGGCTCGCACGCCACCACGCTGCACTGGATCGACAACAACGGCCCGATCGTGCCGGGCGAGATGGTGCTGCTCGACATGGGCGTGGAGGGCAACAACCTCTACACCGCCGACATCACCCGCACCCTCCCGATCTCCGGCAAGTTCACCTCGCTGCAGCGCAACCTCTACGAGCTCGTCTACAACGCCCAGCAGACCGCCATCGAGGCGATCCGCCCGGGCGTGACCTTCCGCGCCGGCCACTTCGCCGCGATGGAGGTCATCGCCCACGGCCTCAACGACCTCGGGCTCCTTCCCGTCTCGGTCGACGAGGCGCTCTCGGAGGACAACAAGACCTACTCCCGCTGGACCCTCCACGGCGTCTCCCACATGCTGGGCCTCGACGTCCACGACTGCGCCTCCGCCTCGCCGGAGGCCTACGTCGAGGGGCCGATCCAGGAGGGCATGGTGCTCACCGTCGAGCCCGGCCTCTACTTCCAGAAGGAGGACAAGCTCGTCCCCGAGGAGCTGCGTGGCATCGGCATCCGCATCGAGGACGACATCGTCGTCACCAAGGACGGCTCCATCAACCTCTCCGCCGGCCTGCCGCGTACGGCCGACGACGTCGAGGCCTGGATGGGCCAGCATCTGTGA
- a CDS encoding YczE/YyaS/YitT family protein, with translation MKDLSVKSLAWLITGLFLYGMAVAMLVRASLGLAPWNTLASGLVEITGISFGMVTNLVGLVVLLAWIPLRQRPGVGTVLNVLLVGTSAEIGLRVLPHPSDLAAQVALFVAGLLLLAAATGIYIAPGLGPGPRDGLMTGLHERTGAPVWVCRAGVEITVLAVGWLLGGLVGVGTVAEALLIGPMVHRTLPFFRRLYAGPMPATAAAPSTPSAP, from the coding sequence GTGAAGGATCTCTCTGTAAAGTCCCTGGCCTGGTTGATAACTGGACTGTTCCTCTACGGCATGGCCGTCGCCATGCTCGTGCGAGCCTCGCTCGGTCTGGCTCCCTGGAACACCCTGGCGTCGGGGCTCGTGGAGATCACCGGGATCTCGTTCGGCATGGTGACCAACCTGGTCGGGCTGGTCGTGCTGCTCGCCTGGATCCCGCTGCGCCAGCGGCCGGGCGTCGGCACGGTGCTCAACGTGCTGCTCGTCGGCACCTCGGCGGAGATCGGGCTGCGGGTGCTCCCGCACCCGAGCGACCTCGCGGCGCAGGTGGCGCTCTTCGTCGCGGGCCTGCTCCTGCTGGCTGCCGCGACCGGCATCTACATCGCGCCGGGGCTCGGCCCCGGGCCGCGCGACGGACTGATGACCGGCCTGCACGAGCGCACCGGCGCCCCGGTCTGGGTCTGCCGAGCCGGTGTCGAGATCACCGTGCTCGCCGTCGGGTGGCTGCTCGGCGGGCTCGTCGGTGTCGGCACGGTCGCCGAGGCGCTGCTGATTGGCCCGATGGTCCACCGCACGCTGCCGTTCTTCAGGCGTCTGTACGCCGGGCCGATGCCTGCGACGGCGGCGGCGCCGTCGACGCCCTCCGCCCCGTGA